The following is a genomic window from Streptomyces chrestomyceticus JCM 4735.
GCGCTTCCCTTCTACAAGCGCGAGAAGTGACGCCCCCGGCCCCGTCCCGGACGCACCCCTGTCTCACCTGTCAAGACCCCTGCACCGAGCACGCCACCGTATCCAGGAGAATCAAGACATGAACAACCCCCAGCAGCTGCGCTACAGCAAGGAGCACGAGTGGCTGTCGGCCGCCGAGGAGGGCGTCTCGACGATCGGCATCACCGAGCACGCCGCCAACGCGCTCGGCGACGTCGTCTTCGTGCAGCTCCCCGCGGTCGGTGACTCGGTCACGGCGGGCGAGACCTGCGGTGAGCTGGAGTCGACCAAGTCCGTCAGCGATCTCTA
Proteins encoded in this region:
- the gcvH gene encoding glycine cleavage system protein GcvH, giving the protein MNNPQQLRYSKEHEWLSAAEEGVSTIGITEHAANALGDVVFVQLPAVGDSVTAGETCGELESTKSVSDLYSPVDGEVTEINEDVVSDPSLVNTAPFEGGWLFKVKVSGEPDDLLSADEYTAFTG